In a single window of the Magnolia sinica isolate HGM2019 chromosome 7, MsV1, whole genome shotgun sequence genome:
- the LOC131251574 gene encoding probable UDP-3-O-acyl-N-acetylglucosamine deacetylase 1, mitochondrial, whose amino-acid sequence MHSPRFFSSVRNLSNISWKPTGKLQQTLASEISRSGTALHSAASSTANLFPAMAGEGRFFVCGGDRRSRIPASIDCVMEATLCTTLGRGDGGEKIRTVEHLLSALEAAGVDNCGIEIVGGDEVPLLDGSAREWVEAIENAGLCVAKDYNGNTMDKLAPFLDEPMHVWRNDSFVAAFPSPKVQITYGIDFPQVPAIGRQWFSCFPMDESAYTKEIASARTFGIYEEVEKLRKAGLIQGGSMENATVCSAKSGWLNPPLRFQDEPCRHKVLDLIGDLSIFARNGSQGLPVAHIIAYKAGHSLHAEFVRRLSGSH is encoded by the exons ATGCATTCCCCGCGCTTCTTCAGCTCCGTTCGAAATCTCTCAAACATCTCATGGAAACcg ACGGGGAAGCTTCAGCAGACCCTCGCCTCGGAGATCTCCCGATCGGGGACCGCACTCCACTCCGCTGCTTCTTCTACCGCGAATCTCTTCCCAGCGATGGCCGGGGAAGGGAGGTTCTTCGTATGCGGAGGCGATCGACGGTCGAGAATCCCTGCGTCGATCGATTGTGTCATGGAAGCAACTCTCTGTACGACGCTAGGTAGAGGCGACGGAGGAGAGAAGATCCGGACTGTCGAACACCTGCTTTCGGCCCTGGAGGCTGCAGGCGTGGACAATTGTGGAATCGAGATAGTTGGAGGAGACGAG GTTCCTTTGTTGGATGGGTCAGCAAGAGAATGGGTGGAGGCGATAGAAAATGCTGGTTTGTGTGTTGCGAAGGATTATAATGGCAATACCATGGATAAATTGGCACCTTTTCTTGATGAACCAATGCATGTGTGGAGGAATGATTCTTTTGTAGCTGCCTTCCCTTCTCCCAAGGTCCAGATCACTTATGGAATAGACTTTCCACAG GTGCCTGCTATTGGCCGCCAGTGGTTCTCTTGCTTTCCAATGGACGAATCTGCATACACAAAGGAAATTGCTTCTGCAAGAACATTTGGCATTTATGAGGag GTTGAGAAATTGCGGAAGGCTGGACTCATCCAAGGGGGTTCTATGGAAAACGCCACCGTTTGCAG TGCCAAATCAGGTTGGTTGAATCCACCGCTTCGTTTCCAGGACGAACCTTGCCGCCACAAGGTTTTAGATCTTATTGGAGACCTTTCTATTTTTGCACGGAACGGTTCTCAAGGGCTTCCAGTTGCACACATAATTGCTTATAAG GCGGGCCATTCGCTGCATGCTGAATTCGTGAGGCGTCTGTCAGGTTCTCATTAA